One genomic region from Candidatus Methylomirabilota bacterium encodes:
- the glpK gene encoding glycerol kinase GlpK, whose product MTARRYILALDQGTSGSTALVVDVEGRVRARGYAELPQYYPQPGWVEHDPEEIWSTTQQAATAALKAAGISGSEIGAVGITNQRETTVLWERATGAPIHRAIVWQCRRTAEMCDRLRADGHEPRVRERTGLVLDAYFSGTKVRWLLDRVPGARARAGRGELAFGTVDSWLLWKLTGGRVHATDVTNASRTLCLNLRTVDWDGEMLEILGIPPEVLPRVMPSAGVFGESADLEWLPRGIPIAGIAGDQQAALFGQACLEPGAAKNTYGTGCFLLLNTGPAPVASTRGLLTTIAWQIGGRTTYALEGSVFIAGAAVQWLRDGLGLIRTAAESEALATSVPDAGGVYFVPAFVGLGAPYWDMYARGTIVGVTRGTTAAHLTRAALEAIAYQSRDVLEAMAADAAIAVRQLRVDGGAVANDFLCQFQADIMNLPVLRPAVIETTALGAAYLAGLGAGMWRALDVVAERVAIERTFVPAMDEATRAKRYGGWCRAVERAKGWAAAG is encoded by the coding sequence CCCAGTACTATCCCCAGCCAGGCTGGGTCGAACACGATCCCGAGGAGATCTGGTCGACCACGCAGCAGGCGGCGACGGCGGCCCTCAAGGCCGCGGGGATCTCGGGGAGCGAGATCGGCGCCGTCGGGATCACCAACCAGCGCGAGACCACGGTGCTGTGGGAGCGGGCGACCGGCGCGCCGATCCACCGCGCGATCGTCTGGCAATGCCGGCGCACGGCCGAGATGTGCGACCGGCTGCGCGCCGACGGGCACGAGCCGCGCGTGCGAGAGCGGACGGGGCTCGTGCTGGACGCCTACTTCTCGGGCACGAAGGTCCGCTGGCTGCTCGATCGCGTGCCCGGCGCCCGCGCGCGCGCCGGGCGCGGCGAGCTGGCGTTCGGCACCGTGGACTCGTGGCTCCTGTGGAAGCTGACCGGCGGGCGCGTGCACGCGACCGATGTCACCAACGCCTCCCGGACGCTCTGCCTCAACCTCCGCACGGTCGACTGGGACGGGGAGATGCTGGAGATCCTGGGGATCCCTCCCGAGGTGCTGCCGCGGGTGATGCCCTCCGCGGGCGTGTTCGGCGAGAGCGCGGACCTGGAGTGGCTGCCCCGCGGGATTCCCATCGCGGGCATTGCGGGCGATCAGCAGGCGGCGCTGTTCGGCCAGGCCTGCCTGGAGCCCGGCGCCGCCAAGAACACGTACGGCACCGGCTGCTTCCTCCTGCTCAACACGGGCCCAGCGCCGGTGGCGTCGACGCGCGGGCTGCTCACCACGATCGCGTGGCAGATCGGGGGCCGGACGACGTATGCTCTCGAGGGCAGCGTGTTCATCGCGGGCGCCGCCGTCCAGTGGCTGCGCGACGGCCTCGGGCTGATCAGGACCGCGGCCGAGAGCGAGGCGCTGGCGACCTCGGTGCCGGACGCCGGCGGGGTCTACTTCGTTCCCGCGTTCGTCGGTCTGGGCGCGCCGTACTGGGACATGTACGCGCGGGGGACGATCGTGGGCGTCACGCGCGGTACGACCGCCGCGCACCTGACGCGGGCGGCGCTGGAGGCGATCGCCTACCAGAGCCGCGACGTGCTGGAAGCGATGGCGGCGGATGCGGCCATCGCCGTGCGACAGCTGCGCGTGGACGGCGGGGCGGTGGCGAACGACTTTCTCTGTCAGTTCCAGGCGGACATCATGAACCTCCCGGTGCTGCGGCCGGCGGTGATCGAGACGACGGCGCTCGGCGCCGCGTATCTGGCCGGCCTGGGCGCGGGGATGTGGCGCGCGCTCGACGTGGTGGCCGAGCGCGTGGCCATCGAGCGCACGTTCGTGCCGGCGATGGACGAGGCCACCCGCGCGAAACGCTACGGGGGCTGGT